One segment of Raphanus sativus cultivar WK10039 unplaced genomic scaffold, ASM80110v3 Scaffold1543, whole genome shotgun sequence DNA contains the following:
- the LOC130504393 gene encoding 60S ribosomal protein L22-3-like: MARGVAVKSSAKKKGVAFVIDCSKPVDDKIMEIATLEKFLQERIKVGGKPGALGDAVSITTSKGKITVTADSNFSKRYLKYLTKKYLKKYNVRDWLRVIASNKDRNLYELRYFNIEDDAAGEEED, translated from the exons ATGGCTCGAGGAGTGGCGGTGAAGTCGAGTGCGAAGAAGAAGGGAGTGGCTTTCGTGATTGACTGCTCCAAGCCAGTGGATGACAAGATCATGGAGATCGCCACCCTCGAGAAGTTTCTTCAGGAACGAATCAAGGTCGGAGGCAAACCCGGAGCTCTCGGCGACGCCGTTTCCATCACAACCTCCAAGGGAAAGATCACCGTCACCGCCGATTCCAACTTCTCCAAACG gtaCTTGAAGTATCTGACGAAGAAGTATTTGAAGAAGTACAATGTCCGTGATTGGCTCCGCGTGATTGCGTCGAACAAAGACAGAAACTTGTATGAGCTAAGGTACTTCAACATCGAAGACGATGCAGCTGGTGAGGAGGAAGATTAA
- the LOC130504394 gene encoding late embryogenis abundant protein 2-like: MARSLSIAKTLSVIVARDFSNAIFRRGFAVAADTALHGSVASGGTTASASVMKKNVGEESSEKAPWIPDPKTGYYRPATVSQEIDPAELRAVLLNNKQ, encoded by the exons ATGGCTCGCTCTCTCTCTATCGCTAAAACCCTCTCCGTCATCGTCGCCCGAGACTTCTCCAACGCCATCTTCAG ACGAGGGTTCGCCGTCGCAGCTGACACGGCGTTGCATGGGAGCGTTGCGAGCGGTGGAACAACCGCTTCTGCCTCGGTGATGAAGAAGAATGTTGGGGAAGAGTCAAGCGAGAAGGCTCCATGGATCCCTGACCCTAAAACCGGTTACTACAGACCCGCTACCGTTTCTCAGGAGATTGATCCGGCGGAGCTACGAGCTGTTCTCTTGAACAACAAGCAATAA